The following proteins come from a genomic window of Micavibrio aeruginosavorus EPB:
- the nagZ gene encoding beta-N-acetylhexosaminidase, translating into MSPVDPHNAPLAAIFGLSGTTLTDEERAFFKTVNPLGFILFARNATDPAQLSALTADLQSLLGREVPILIDQEGGRVARLRQPHWPATIAAQHLPDTASVAAQSGAIADTLNAMGVNVNCAPVLDVLFDDTHAAIGDRAFSNDAAIVSERAIASCRAYLAKGIVPVIKHMPGQGRATLDSHLDLPHVKAAMADLEAVDFLPYRDLLKQDFVDAVWGMVSHIVYDAVDNVLPATCSPALIGGVIRQQLGFDGLLLTDDIVMNALGRIGDMGVRAKATLDAGCDIVLHCSGKMDEMKNVAAAIPVMTADAVRRYNRSLPTSGQGPNVAYGGLHV; encoded by the coding sequence TTGTCGCCCGTTGATCCGCATAACGCGCCGTTGGCGGCGATCTTTGGTTTGTCGGGCACGACCCTGACGGATGAAGAACGTGCGTTTTTCAAAACGGTTAATCCGTTGGGCTTTATTCTGTTCGCGCGCAACGCGACCGATCCGGCGCAATTGAGCGCGCTGACCGCCGATCTGCAATCTTTGTTGGGGCGAGAGGTCCCGATTCTGATTGATCAGGAAGGCGGCCGCGTCGCGCGCCTGCGCCAACCACACTGGCCTGCCACCATCGCGGCCCAGCATTTGCCGGATACGGCATCCGTTGCAGCCCAAAGCGGTGCCATTGCCGATACGCTGAATGCTATGGGCGTTAATGTAAACTGTGCCCCCGTTCTGGATGTATTGTTTGATGATACGCATGCCGCCATTGGTGATCGCGCGTTTTCGAATGATGCCGCGATTGTGTCCGAACGGGCCATCGCATCCTGCCGCGCCTATCTGGCGAAGGGTATTGTGCCGGTGATTAAACACATGCCGGGGCAGGGGCGTGCAACGCTTGATTCCCACCTCGACCTGCCGCATGTCAAGGCCGCAATGGCGGATTTGGAAGCGGTCGATTTTCTGCCCTATCGCGATTTGTTGAAACAGGATTTCGTTGATGCGGTCTGGGGCATGGTGTCGCACATTGTTTATGATGCGGTTGATAATGTCCTGCCCGCGACCTGTTCGCCCGCTTTGATCGGCGGTGTCATCCGTCAACAATTGGGTTTTGATGGTCTGTTGCTGACCGATGATATCGTCATGAACGCGCTGGGTCGTATCGGTGATATGGGCGTGCGCGCAAAAGCCACGCTGGATGCCGGGTGCGATATCGTCCTGCATTGCAGTGGCAAGATGGATGAAATGAAAAACGTGGCCGCGGCCATTCCGGTGATGACCGCGGATGCGGTGCGCCGTTATAACCGCAGCCTGCCCACATCGGGCCAGGGCCCGAATGTTGCGTATGGGGGATTGCATGTCTGA
- a CDS encoding Sec-independent protein translocase subunit TatA/TatB, whose amino-acid sequence MFDISWAELFIVALVVILVIGPSDIPKVMMSLGRMVRKMQHIRFALTHHFDDVMRAVDVEEMRKYNEHTSHTAPVTDEADADDDADIVPAKRDAEKTGGVQ is encoded by the coding sequence ATGTTTGATATCAGTTGGGCCGAATTGTTCATTGTCGCCTTGGTGGTGATTTTGGTGATTGGCCCGTCCGACATTCCGAAAGTGATGATGTCGCTGGGCCGTATGGTTCGGAAGATGCAGCATATCCGCTTTGCCCTGACGCATCATTTTGACGATGTCATGCGCGCCGTCGATGTGGAAGAAATGCGCAAATATAACGAACACACATCCCACACCGCACCCGTGACGGATGAAGCCGATGCCGATGATGATGCCGATATCGTTCCCGCGAAGCGTGATGCCGAAAAAACCGGGGGTGTACAATGA
- a CDS encoding deoxyguanosinetriphosphate triphosphohydrolase — protein sequence MSNLAADQATYNYCALPLAAYACRPDQTAGRIYPSTESSTRTPFQRDRDRIIHCSAFRRLKYKTQVFVYHEGDHFRTRLSHTIEVAQIARSLARALFVNEDLAEAVALAHDLGHTPFAHVGEDVMVECMNDVGGFDHNDQSLRVLTHLERRYPAWPGLNLTWETLEGVAKHNGPLLKKGETPESAGLPVTVTMVNDQMDLRLDTYASVEAQVAALADDIAYNNHDVEDGLRAGLFTLNDLRTVPLLADIIPQVEAEWPDCEPKIIIFEVIREMIGVMIEDVLSETRRRLKALNPSSVEDVRMAGHAMVAFSDPMRDKVDGLREFLYENMYRHYTVRRMRMKVSRVVRDLYEAFMDEYHLLPPDWQKRVEDVGGEKADGIRPRARIVADYIAGMTDRYAIKEHERLFDLHWDLR from the coding sequence ATGAGCAATTTGGCCGCTGACCAAGCCACCTATAATTACTGTGCCCTGCCGCTGGCGGCCTATGCCTGCCGTCCGGACCAAACGGCGGGGCGGATTTACCCGTCCACCGAATCATCCACCCGCACCCCGTTCCAGCGCGACCGTGACCGGATCATTCATTGCAGCGCGTTTCGTCGCCTGAAATATAAAACGCAAGTGTTCGTCTATCACGAAGGCGACCATTTCCGTACCCGCCTGTCTCACACAATTGAAGTGGCGCAAATTGCGCGGTCACTGGCCCGTGCGTTGTTCGTGAACGAAGATCTGGCCGAAGCCGTGGCGCTGGCCCACGATCTGGGCCACACACCGTTCGCGCATGTGGGCGAAGATGTGATGGTCGAATGCATGAATGATGTCGGCGGGTTCGATCATAACGATCAATCGCTGCGCGTTTTGACTCATCTGGAACGCCGTTATCCGGCATGGCCGGGCCTGAACCTGACATGGGAAACGCTGGAAGGTGTGGCCAAACATAATGGCCCGTTGCTGAAAAAGGGCGAAACGCCGGAATCGGCGGGCCTGCCCGTCACCGTCACGATGGTGAATGACCAGATGGATTTGCGCCTGGACACCTATGCCTCGGTTGAGGCACAGGTGGCGGCACTGGCCGATGACATTGCGTATAATAACCATGATGTCGAAGATGGCTTGCGCGCGGGCCTGTTCACACTGAACGATCTGCGCACTGTGCCGTTGCTGGCTGATATCATCCCGCAGGTTGAGGCCGAATGGCCGGATTGCGAACCCAAAATTATCATTTTCGAAGTCATTCGCGAAATGATCGGGGTGATGATCGAAGATGTTTTGAGTGAAACGCGCCGTCGCTTAAAAGCCCTCAACCCGTCCAGTGTTGAAGATGTGCGCATGGCCGGCCATGCCATGGTCGCGTTTTCCGACCCCATGCGGGACAAGGTCGATGGCCTGCGCGAATTTTTGTACGAAAACATGTATCGCCATTACACCGTCCGCCGCATGCGGATGAAGGTCAGCCGCGTGGTCCGTGATTTGTACGAAGCGTTCATGGATGAATATCATTTGTTGCCCCCGGATTGGCAAAAACGGGTCGAGGATGTCGGTGGGGAAAAGGCCGACGGAATCCGCCCCCGGGCGCGGATTGTGGCCGATTATATCGCCGGGATGACCGACCGATATGCCATAAAAGAGCATGAACGCCTGTTCGACCTGCATTGGGATTTGCGCTGA
- the xth gene encoding exodeoxyribonuclease III, giving the protein MKIATWNVNSIKARLDHAKNWVETHHPDVLMIQELKGETFPADVFQAIGYNAEFVGQKAYNGVAILSPHPITVILDRLPGDDADEQARYLEVEIKGLRLINIYLPNGNPVDSEKFPYKLQWMARLKDRLAHLRREGIAFAVGGDFNVIPDAEDCYDPKAWENDALFRPESRAAFRALLWLGLTDALRVVNTAPRQYTYWDYQAGAWPADKGIRIDHFLLSPTIADKLQDCTIDRDPRALDKASDHTPLVMTIDY; this is encoded by the coding sequence ATGAAAATCGCCACATGGAACGTCAATTCGATCAAGGCCCGTTTGGATCACGCCAAGAACTGGGTCGAAACCCACCACCCGGATGTTTTGATGATTCAAGAGTTGAAGGGTGAAACCTTCCCCGCCGATGTGTTTCAGGCCATCGGTTACAACGCCGAATTTGTGGGTCAAAAAGCCTATAACGGCGTGGCCATATTATCGCCGCACCCGATCACCGTCATCCTTGACCGCTTGCCCGGTGATGATGCGGATGAACAGGCGCGCTATCTGGAGGTCGAGATCAAGGGTCTGCGCCTGATCAATATCTATCTACCCAACGGCAACCCGGTGGACAGTGAAAAATTCCCATACAAATTACAATGGATGGCACGATTGAAGGATCGTCTGGCCCATTTACGCCGCGAAGGGATTGCGTTCGCCGTCGGCGGGGATTTTAACGTCATTCCCGACGCCGAAGATTGTTACGACCCCAAAGCATGGGAAAACGACGCCCTGTTCCGCCCGGAAAGCCGCGCGGCGTTTCGTGCCTTGCTCTGGCTGGGATTGACCGATGCGTTGCGCGTGGTCAACACCGCACCGCGCCAATACACCTATTGGGACTATCAGGCCGGTGCCTGGCCCGCGGACAAGGGTATCCGCATCGATCACTTCCTGTTGTCCCCCACCATTGCGGATAAGTTACAGGATTGCACAATCGACCGCGATCCGCGCGCGCTGGACAAGGCCAGCGACCACACCCCGCTGGTCATGACGATTGATTATTGA
- the scpB gene encoding SMC-Scp complex subunit ScpB: protein MSMDDNDQKEMISDNTMASVAEIMAQAMDEDDAEDIESIEDIAEAVEADLSAGEEVDEDDAVDFDAESDDEMSDDVVMASDDDGANEESEAVEGEVEEAGPLDTIRILEALLFASPAPLSMSAMRERLPEDSDVGGMLMKLKEEYATRGVHLMEMDGHWAFRTADDLNDALLLKREVRRPLSRAAMETLAIVAYHQPVTRAEIENIRGVVIAKGTLDILMECGWVKPGRRRETPGRPLTWVTTASFLDHFGLETLSELPGLDDLKASGLLDRRPAIENIAPDLFDQIEENDAKTLSDADEDDEESEGGFEAHFNEEEAVSPETDEEADAELSAMIDDMDEEKAETVAAAASDDDDEDEESDSDDDSDDDEDEDADDSDDEDGYDDDEEDEDDE from the coding sequence ATGAGCATGGATGACAACGATCAGAAAGAAATGATCAGCGATAACACGATGGCCAGCGTTGCCGAAATCATGGCCCAAGCCATGGATGAGGATGATGCCGAGGATATCGAATCCATTGAAGATATCGCCGAGGCCGTTGAGGCCGACCTGTCCGCAGGCGAAGAGGTTGATGAGGATGATGCTGTCGATTTCGACGCCGAATCGGATGATGAAATGTCAGATGATGTTGTGATGGCATCCGATGACGACGGCGCGAACGAAGAGTCTGAAGCTGTTGAGGGTGAGGTCGAGGAAGCCGGTCCGCTGGACACCATCCGTATTTTGGAAGCCTTGCTGTTCGCATCGCCCGCACCGCTGAGCATGAGCGCAATGCGCGAACGCCTGCCGGAGGATTCCGATGTGGGTGGCATGCTGATGAAGCTGAAAGAAGAATACGCGACGCGCGGCGTTCATCTGATGGAAATGGACGGCCATTGGGCGTTCCGGACGGCGGATGATCTGAATGATGCGCTGTTGCTGAAACGCGAAGTGCGCCGCCCGTTATCCCGTGCGGCCATGGAAACATTGGCCATTGTGGCGTATCACCAGCCGGTCACCCGCGCGGAAATTGAAAATATTCGTGGTGTTGTGATTGCCAAGGGGACGCTGGATATTCTGATGGAATGCGGTTGGGTTAAACCGGGCCGTCGCCGCGAAACGCCGGGCCGTCCGCTGACCTGGGTCACCACAGCCAGCTTCCTGGACCATTTCGGTCTGGAAACGTTGAGCGAACTTCCGGGTCTGGATGATCTGAAGGCGTCCGGCTTGCTGGACCGTCGTCCGGCGATTGAAAACATTGCCCCCGACCTGTTCGACCAGATCGAGGAGAATGATGCCAAGACGCTGAGCGATGCAGACGAAGATGATGAAGAATCAGAAGGCGGGTTCGAAGCGCACTTCAACGAAGAAGAAGCGGTAAGCCCGGAAACAGACGAAGAAGCCGATGCAGAACTCTCCGCCATGATTGATGACATGGACGAAGAAAAGGCCGAAACCGTTGCCGCCGCCGCATCCGATGATGACGACGAAGATGAAGAATCTGATTCTGACGACGATTCCGACGATGACGAAGATGAAGATGCCGATGATTCAGATGATGAAGACGGCTATGACGACGATGAAGAAGATGAGGACGACGAATGA
- a CDS encoding segregation and condensation protein A, whose product MSDEMMDADSGLELDDVIGFEEDPPRDGAEPGEYNPDELLLNIDGYEGPIDVLLVMARDQKVDLAKISILQLTRQYLVFMDRAKAMNLDLAAEYLVMAAWLAYLKSRLLLPREESKGNEPSADQMAEALQFQLRRLESMKNAANALFRRPYLGNGIYTRGMPEGLGVKTDITWDITLFDLLKAYGDIRRRQEFATFELPVFSVMTMEEALDRVGTMLGKLPRKGPYSAWVTMSSLMPEKIKDPLYGRSSMASTFTAGLELVKQGKVEIKQDGLFRPIYMRATFVDRDRVGGPDSEPSDDIEQDSNPDAADGFDGESETSYAEAGV is encoded by the coding sequence ATGTCTGATGAAATGATGGACGCCGATTCCGGTTTAGAATTGGATGACGTGATCGGGTTTGAAGAAGATCCGCCGCGCGACGGCGCGGAACCGGGCGAATATAACCCGGATGAATTGCTGCTGAACATTGACGGGTATGAAGGCCCGATTGATGTCCTGCTGGTCATGGCCCGCGACCAGAAGGTCGATCTGGCGAAAATTTCGATCCTGCAATTGACGCGCCAATATCTGGTGTTCATGGATCGCGCCAAGGCGATGAATTTGGACCTGGCCGCTGAATATCTGGTGATGGCCGCATGGTTGGCGTATTTGAAATCACGCCTGCTGTTGCCGCGTGAAGAATCCAAGGGTAACGAACCCTCCGCCGACCAGATGGCCGAAGCCCTGCAATTCCAATTGCGTCGTTTGGAATCGATGAAGAACGCGGCCAATGCGCTGTTCCGTCGTCCGTATCTGGGCAATGGTATCTATACCCGCGGTATGCCCGAAGGGTTGGGCGTGAAAACCGATATCACATGGGATATCACGCTGTTCGATTTGCTGAAGGCTTATGGCGATATTCGCCGCCGTCAGGAATTTGCAACGTTTGAATTGCCCGTCTTCTCCGTCATGACGATGGAAGAGGCGCTGGACCGTGTTGGCACCATGCTGGGCAAATTACCACGCAAGGGCCCGTACAGCGCCTGGGTCACGATGAGCAGCCTGATGCCGGAAAAGATCAAGGATCCTCTCTATGGCCGTTCGTCCATGGCGTCCACCTTCACCGCCGGTTTGGAATTGGTGAAGCAGGGCAAGGTCGAAATCAAACAGGATGGTTTGTTCCGCCCGATTTATATGCGCGCGACGTTTGTTGATCGCGACCGCGTCGGTGGCCCGGATTCCGAACCGTCCGACGATATTGAACAAGACAGCAACCCGGATGCCGCCGATGGATTTGATGGCGAATCCGAAACCAGTTACGCCGAAGCGGGAGTATAA
- a CDS encoding SPOR domain-containing protein, whose product MTYHDEFDDPEGGNPFGRIARALENGRTRLSARAPFLTVLMGLGALFILLAVFWVSYPRGDDPTRPVPMVQADADMASASYKTTPDDPGGMDIPYRDSTLFDTLRSANNAEDGASKVENLLPPPEEPMTREQMFAGLKTETLTPETQMADASDAPVAKMADDDLSAEPKPDPVLEKESAVEELEKTADEEPVTPVEDSKPAGMPTPVIAPEKKTDIRSAEKVEDKVAATEPAAGAAAPAVKAVQDGTHFVQMASVKDEAAARAEWKKMQAAFPSQLGGVELRVQKADLGAKGVFYRIQGGPLKQDQAKSICAAITAKRPGGCIVVAR is encoded by the coding sequence ATGACCTACCATGATGAATTTGATGATCCCGAAGGGGGAAACCCCTTTGGCCGGATTGCGCGGGCGCTTGAAAACGGGCGCACGCGGTTGAGCGCACGCGCACCGTTCCTGACCGTTTTGATGGGGTTGGGCGCGCTGTTTATTCTTCTCGCTGTCTTCTGGGTCAGCTATCCGCGCGGTGATGATCCGACGCGCCCTGTCCCGATGGTGCAGGCCGATGCCGATATGGCATCCGCATCCTATAAAACCACGCCGGATGATCCGGGTGGGATGGATATTCCCTACCGCGACAGCACATTGTTCGACACGCTGCGGTCCGCCAACAATGCGGAAGATGGCGCCAGCAAGGTTGAAAACCTTCTGCCCCCGCCGGAAGAGCCGATGACGCGTGAACAAATGTTCGCGGGTCTGAAAACCGAAACATTGACCCCGGAAACACAGATGGCGGATGCGTCTGATGCGCCTGTGGCAAAGATGGCCGATGATGATTTGAGCGCGGAGCCGAAACCGGACCCGGTGCTGGAAAAAGAATCCGCGGTTGAAGAACTGGAAAAAACTGCGGACGAAGAGCCCGTCACACCGGTCGAAGATTCCAAACCGGCCGGCATGCCGACCCCGGTGATTGCACCGGAGAAAAAAACCGACATCCGCAGCGCGGAAAAGGTTGAGGACAAAGTCGCCGCAACCGAACCCGCCGCCGGTGCCGCTGCACCTGCTGTAAAAGCGGTGCAAGATGGAACCCATTTCGTTCAGATGGCCAGCGTGAAGGATGAAGCCGCCGCGCGCGCCGAGTGGAAGAAGATGCAGGCCGCATTCCCATCCCAATTGGGTGGCGTTGAATTGCGCGTACAGAAGGCCGATCTGGGGGCCAAGGGCGTGTTCTACCGTATTCAGGGCGGACCGTTGAAACAGGACCAGGCCAAATCCATTTGCGCGGCGATCACCGCCAAACGTCCCGGGGGTTGCATTGTTGTCGCCCGTTGA
- the tatA gene encoding twin-arginine translocase TatA/TatE family subunit, whose protein sequence is MSIGIWQIGLIILVIVLLFGAGRVPRLMEDIGKGINSFKKGLKDGDDTPQKIEKKNDQDPS, encoded by the coding sequence ATGAGCATTGGTATCTGGCAAATCGGCCTGATTATTCTGGTGATTGTCCTGCTGTTCGGTGCGGGCCGCGTGCCACGCCTGATGGAAGACATTGGCAAGGGAATCAACAGTTTTAAAAAAGGTCTGAAAGACGGGGACGACACCCCGCAAAAGATCGAAAAGAAAAACGATCAGGATCCGTCCTGA
- a CDS encoding potassium/proton antiporter: MESVYLVNASLLLGAALVLVGIFSSLIATRFGAPMLLVFLVIGMLAGESGPGGLEFDNYRLAYLIGSLALAIILFDGGLRTRLNNFRSVLAPSMVLATVGVLITAGLMAVPAVYFLNLTWAQGFLLGSIVASTDAAAVFFLLKSSGLYLRHRVGALLEVESGTNDPIAVFLTLMMVQILSMVTMEGAVVQMVSIFVLQAVVGTLVGIGGGLSVSALLNRIHLPGGLHPLFVVAFAVFIFSVAALLQGSGFLAVYIAGLIVGNRPVRAFPSIVKFHDAVTWLCQIVMFIVLGLLVNPAKLMEYAVPGLGLALFLIFIARPAMIWVCLQSFRYKPKEKLFISWVGLRGAVSIFLSTLPVLVGLPHAEVYFNTAFFVVLVSLVLQGWTIPMMARRLGMGLPNTVPQVRRVELDLPGQLDMELVGYTITEDSNFFRNRILPSWARPLMAVRENTIVDIDNSTAFHVGDYAYFLAPPHQAHRLDRLFASDGDDTAPVQVGDTIFQTYPVLPDAVMRNLAEEHGFRVRSEEEEMTVQEAFDMHFLGRPAVGDKITYDRAIMIVRACNAGDITAADIVVETIKTGPDVSAARALFNRFVRPSS; the protein is encoded by the coding sequence ATGGAAAGCGTCTATCTGGTCAATGCCTCGCTTTTGCTGGGGGCTGCGTTGGTTCTGGTTGGGATTTTTTCCAGCCTGATCGCCACGCGGTTCGGCGCGCCGATGTTGTTGGTCTTCCTTGTTATCGGCATGTTGGCGGGGGAAAGCGGACCCGGTGGATTGGAATTCGACAATTATCGCCTGGCTTATCTGATCGGGTCGCTGGCGTTGGCGATTATTCTGTTTGATGGCGGGCTGCGGACGCGTTTGAATAATTTTCGCAGTGTTCTGGCCCCGTCTATGGTGCTGGCCACGGTTGGGGTTTTGATCACAGCCGGGTTGATGGCTGTACCCGCCGTGTATTTCCTGAACCTGACATGGGCGCAAGGGTTTTTGCTGGGATCGATCGTGGCGTCGACCGATGCGGCGGCGGTGTTTTTTCTGCTGAAATCCAGTGGCCTCTATCTGCGTCACCGTGTTGGCGCGTTGCTGGAGGTTGAATCCGGCACCAACGATCCCATCGCCGTTTTCCTGACCCTGATGATGGTGCAGATCCTGTCCATGGTCACGATGGAGGGGGCCGTGGTGCAGATGGTGTCCATCTTCGTCCTGCAGGCTGTCGTTGGAACATTGGTGGGGATTGGTGGCGGTTTATCGGTATCCGCATTGCTGAACCGCATTCACCTGCCGGGTGGGTTACACCCGTTATTTGTGGTGGCTTTTGCCGTTTTCATTTTTTCGGTTGCGGCCTTGTTACAGGGCAGTGGGTTTTTGGCCGTATATATTGCGGGCCTGATTGTCGGTAACCGCCCGGTCCGGGCCTTTCCCAGCATTGTTAAATTCCACGATGCGGTCACATGGTTGTGCCAGATCGTCATGTTTATCGTGCTGGGCTTGCTGGTCAATCCGGCGAAGTTGATGGAATATGCTGTGCCGGGATTGGGGTTGGCGTTGTTCCTGATCTTTATCGCGCGCCCGGCCATGATCTGGGTGTGTTTGCAAAGTTTCCGATACAAGCCGAAGGAAAAATTATTTATCTCCTGGGTGGGATTGCGCGGCGCGGTCAGTATTTTCCTGTCCACCTTGCCGGTTCTGGTCGGGTTGCCGCATGCGGAGGTGTATTTCAACACTGCGTTCTTCGTCGTTCTGGTGTCATTGGTGTTACAGGGATGGACGATCCCGATGATGGCGCGGCGTTTGGGGATGGGCTTGCCCAACACGGTGCCACAGGTGCGCCGGGTGGAACTGGACCTGCCCGGTCAGCTGGATATGGAGCTGGTGGGTTATACCATTACCGAAGACAGCAACTTCTTCCGCAATCGTATCCTGCCGTCCTGGGCGCGGCCTTTGATGGCGGTGCGTGAAAACACCATTGTCGATATTGATAACAGCACGGCCTTCCATGTTGGCGATTACGCCTATTTCCTCGCGCCGCCACATCAGGCCCACCGTCTTGACCGTTTGTTCGCATCCGATGGGGATGACACCGCCCCGGTGCAGGTGGGGGATACGATTTTCCAAACCTATCCTGTCCTGCCCGATGCGGTGATGCGTAATCTGGCCGAAGAACATGGATTCCGCGTGCGTTCAGAAGAAGAAGAAATGACCGTGCAGGAGGCGTTTGACATGCACTTCCTCGGTCGTCCGGCGGTGGGTGATAAAATCACCTATGACCGCGCCATTATGATCGTGCGGGCGTGCAATGCCGGGGATATTACGGCGGCGGATATTGTGGTTGAAACCATCAAAACCGGCCCGGATGTGTCGGCGGCGCGGGCCTTGTTCAACCGGTTCGTTCGCCCGTCATCTTAA
- the erpA gene encoding iron-sulfur cluster insertion protein ErpA yields the protein MDTQTRTITLTDALTRRIKALQTAQSKPDLMLRVEVLGGGCSGFQYKFSFASDAASDDHVFDHDGIRVLVDDVSLDYLNGSIVDYVEDLVGASFQIKNPNATSSCGCGTSFAM from the coding sequence ATGGACACACAGACACGCACAATCACCCTGACCGATGCCCTTACCCGCCGGATAAAGGCGCTCCAGACCGCACAATCCAAACCGGACCTGATGCTCCGGGTCGAGGTTCTGGGCGGCGGATGTTCGGGATTCCAGTATAAATTCAGCTTCGCCAGCGATGCGGCCAGTGACGATCACGTTTTCGACCATGACGGCATCCGCGTGCTGGTCGATGATGTGTCACTGGATTACCTGAACGGTTCGATTGTCGATTATGTCGAAGACCTTGTCGGGGCCAGCTTCCAGATCAAAAACCCGAATGCCACATCGTCGTGCGGTTGCGGCACGTCGTTTGCCATGTGA